From Cervus elaphus chromosome 10, mCerEla1.1, whole genome shotgun sequence:
tcccacatgcctcacagagtggcccaaaaaaaaaaaaaaaaaaaaaaatcccaccaaaataaaactcaaaacaaaactaaaaaaaattggaaggaaaattaaaacagaaaaaacttaaaagacgggggaggggcaggggaatTCACCTCTAGGTCTGATCTCTAGGCAAGCAAGTAATCGCCCAGTCACTAAGAGGCAAATAGCTAAGGTCCGAATTAAGATATCTATCTACAGACCCTAACCACGTCTTCACCAAAACCAGGGAAAGCCTTTAACTCTGAAAGTGGTAGCACCTGACACCAAGCCGCATTCCTAGCTGGGAAGTGGAAGTTACTGCAAGAGTCCTTGCCCTTTGCTCTCCTTCAGGATTTCGCCCCCGTTCTGGAAGGCGGGGGCTCGAGGGAAAGAATGTAGATACGTCTTCCTACGGCGGGGACACCGAGCACGTGAGGTGAACGCTCGGTTCTTCGAAGGTCCTAGGCGGCACACGCACACGCGACTGGAGAATGCGGAGGAAGCACTGCGCATGGGGAGAAGGCGGCCCGGGTTGGGGGCGGGGCGATGGGTGGGGCAGACTGCGCATGCGCCCGGCTCTGAGGTGacgccattttttttttttttttcctctctacgcGCAGGTGGGTGGTGGCCGAGCTTTCCCGaactctcctcctgcctccttcttGGCGCGCCCCCAACGCGTCGCCATGGCGACCCAGCGGCCCTTGCCCGCCTGTGGCGACGCCGCTTACCTGGTAGCTTCTGCGgacccggcggcggcggcgacagTCGGAGCTCATGGAGGTTTCGGTTAACCACGTCGCCAAGACCAAGGAGCGGTCGTGCCTGGGCCGCTGCAAGCATTTCTTTTGGCTGGGCGTCACCTTCGACACGGTGGGCGCGGCCACGCTGTTCACCGGGGTCTTCTCCCGTTTGCACTACTATGACATATTCCTCTACCTGGGTGCCAGCATGATCTTCCTCAGCCTCCTCTGGTGGACTTTCTGGTACAGCGGTAACATCGAACTGTCTTCTGAAGAGGCCTTGAACAGCCCCTACCGCCTGCCCTCCGCATCCACGCTGGAAGTCCTGAGCCAGACCATCAACAACCGCTTCACTTTCACCATAGGCAGCGTTTCCAGCACCCTTATGCggatgcggcggcggcggcggcggctacGCCAGAGGTTCCTGGAAGGGCAGACAGCTCTGGATATGACCGTCACGGGCCAGGTCGAAAACCAGCTAGACCAAGACAAAGACCGGGAGGAAGGGGCCGCGGAGAAGGGCGAGGCTCAGGACTTTGGCAGCAAGGATCTCCCCAAACCCGAAGCTATCAAAAGTTTTAAGGAAGCTTGCTCCCAGGTGCCCGATGCTGGTGACCTGGGCCGTGAGGCTAGTCTCCCAAAGTTCGTTAAGGGACCGTCGACCAGTCTGGTGCAGCCATTCACACCGTCTCCTCTGGACCAGCCTCCAACTCCAGTCATCCTGACTTCTAAGAGCCTGCCCGTAGTCTCCTTGGCTTCTATGAGCCAAACTGCCCCTATTCTGACTTCGAAGAGCCAGCCTGTAGTTGCCTTGGCCTCTACGAGCCAGCCCCTTGCAGTGACTCTTGTCTCTAAGAGCCAACTTGCAGCCCCTTTGGCCTCTACTAGCCAGCCTCCACCTCTCCTGACTTCTAAGAGCCAGTCTGTAGTTTCCTTAGCTGTAGTTTCCTCTACAAGCCAGCCCCCTGCAGTCACTCTTGCTTCTACAAGACAGCCTGCTGTCCCCCTGACTTCTACTACTCAGCCTCAGGTGGTCTTTGCCTCTAAGAGCCTGCCTGTTGTCTCCTTGTCCTTTGCAAGTCAGCCTCTGACCATACTTACCTCTCAGAACTACCCCCTGATGCCTGTGACCTCTCAGAGCCAGCTCCCGGTGCCTGTGGCCTCTGAGGGCCAACCCCTGGTGCCTGTGGCTTCTGAGGGCCACCCCCTGGTGCCCAGGGTCTCTCAGAGCTACCCCCTGGTGCTTCCGGCCTCTCAGAGCCAGCTCCCGGTGCCTATGGCCTCTGAGGGCCACCCCCTGGTATCTGTGGCTTCTGAGGGCCACCCCCTGGTACCTGTGGCTTCTGAGGGCCACCCCTTGGTGCCCAGGGTCTCTCAGAGTTACCCCCTGGTGCCTAGGACCTCTCCGGGCCAGCCCCTGGTACCTAGGGTCTCTCAGAGCTACCCCCTGGTGCTTCCGGCCTCTCAGAACCAGCTCCCGGTGCCTGTGGCCTCTGAGAGCCACCCCTTGGCGCCTGTGGCCTCTGAGGGCCACGCCCTGGCGCCTGTGGCCTCTGAGGGCCACCCCCTGGTGCCTATGACCTCTCAGCGTCAGCTTCAGAATCTTTTGGAGGTCTGTCAAACTGGACCACCACCTCTTCAGGCCTCCCAGTCGTCGAGTCTGTCCACCATCTCTCTGCTCCAGGTTCTGCCCACCGAGTCTTTGCAGACCCAGCCTGTGGACCTTCAGGTGGCCCAGGCTATTCTGGAGCTTCAGACCGTGTATCACACCCAGCAGGCCTCCCAGAGCACCTCTTTAGTCCAGGAAATTAGACCAAGCCAGCCTCCATCTGCCCAGGAGTTTCACACAGAGCCAGTTGCTCTTGAGACCCCGCCACCAGCGGACCAGGAGCTAAGTCAGGACCGTCCTGATGCTGCGGCCCTGCCTCCTCAGTCTCCAGCTCCAGCTGCTCAAGCCCAGCAGTCAGAGCCCTCCGGGCTGGTCCCCACCCTGGCCCAGGAGAGGAAGAGTCGCTCCATCTAGCACAGAAGCAGACCCCAGCTCTCTGAGTGGCCCTCAGGCCTCCGCCAAGTAAGTGATTTAGGAGGAATACCTGCAGTATTCCTTAACTGTTTCCAGGTCCGTGTTCTGGTGGTTTCCTCAACTGCCTCTGTTCAGACACATAAAGTTACTGGAGGTGAAGTGACCTGTTCCTTCAGGGATTTGATTATTTGAACTTAGGTAGGTTTTTGAAACCTAGTGCTCTGAGTGGATGAATTGTTAAGGCTTTATGGCTCTACCAGCTGGAGGGTGTTAATTACCTTCACTCAGGAGTTCTAAGGTTTGGGGGGGGTGTGAAGGTACAAGTTTCTGAAACAAGATAAGTTTAGGTGGTACAGGACACAGCACAAATAGCAGTGAGCCTTCTGGTGGAGAAgatcttttcagttctttttcaatctttttgATTATATGAAGGAGAATGTCCTTAGTTTGGGGTTACTGATCTCTAACACCTCTGTGATGCTTTGGTGGGCAATACCTGCACCCAGCTAGGACTTAATACCATTCATATTAACAAAGTTATTTTAGTGGATAACTTCTATCTATGCCCAGtattattaatttctttctttccaatagtGATGGTTGCTTTTTGAAATCCACTTActtaactaaaattattttacatgagTCAACATAAAGGTAAAAATTAATCATGGCCTGAATCTTGGAAAGATTCTGagatttggaaaacattttgttaTTTGTATTAAATCATATACACTTATGTACCATAGTACACATATGGATATGTGTACTGAATCACACGACCCTTTATGCTGACCTATGAGATGAATGTTATGGTTAAGACAGCTGAGGAGGAGGTTCATTGAACTCCCAACTGACCCCTTGTCAATTAGAACAATAGAAGAGATCA
This genomic window contains:
- the LOC122701438 gene encoding SH3 domain-containing protein C23A1.17-like isoform X2 yields the protein MEVSVNHVAKTKERSCLGRCKHFFWLGVTFDTVGAATLFTGVFSRLHYYDIFLYLGASMIFLSLLWWTFWYSGNIELSSEEALNSPYRLPSASTLEVLSQTINNRFTFTIGSVSSTLMRMRRRRRRLRQRFLEGQTALDMTVTGQVENQLDQDKDREEGAAEKGEAQDFGSKDLPKPEAIKSFKEACSQVPDAGDLGREASLPKFVKGPSTSLVQPFTPSPLDQPPTPVILTSKSLPVVSLASMSQTAPILTSKSQPVVALASTSQPLAVTLVSKSQLAAPLASTSQPPPLLTSKSQSVVSLAVVSSTSQPPAVTLASTRQPAVPLTSTTQPQVVFASKSLPVVSLSFASQPLTILTSQNYPLMPVTSQSQLPVPVASEGQPLVPVASEGHPLVPRVSQSYPLVLPASQSQLPVPMASEGHPLVSVASEGHPLVPVASEGHPLVPRVSQSYPLVPRTSPGQPLVPRVSQSYPLVLPASQNQLPVPVASESHPLAPVASEGHPLVPMTSQRQLQNLLEVCQTGPPPLQASQSSSLSTISLLQVLPTESLQTQPVDLQVAQAILELQTVYHTQQASQSTSLVQEIRPSQPPSAQEFHTEPVALETPPPADQELSQDRPDAAALPPQSPAPAAQAQQSEPSGLVPTLAQERKSRSI
- the LOC122701438 gene encoding SH3 domain-containing protein C23A1.17-like isoform X1, with translation MEVSVNHVAKTKERSCLGRCKHFFWLGVTFDTVGAATLFTGVFSRLHYYDIFLYLGASMIFLSLLWWTFWYSGNIELSSEEALNSPYRLPSASTLEVLSQTINNRFTFTIGSVSSTLMRMRRRRRRLRQRFLEGQTALDMTVTGQVENQLDQDKDREEGAAEKGEAQDFGSKDLPKPEAIKSFKEACSQVPDAGDLGREASLPKFVKGPSTSLVQPFTPSPLDQPPTPVILTSKSLPVVSLASMSQTAPILTSKSQPVVALASTSQPLAVTLVSKSQLAAPLASTSQPPPLLTSKSQSVVSLAVVSSTSQPPAVTLASTRQPAVPLTSTTQPQVVFASKSLPVVSLSFASQPLTILTSQNYPLMPVTSQSQLPVPVASEGQPLVPVASEGHPLVPRVSQSYPLVLPASQSQLPVPMASEGHPLVSVASEGHPLVPVASEGHPLVPRVSQSYPLVPRTSPGQPLVPRVSQSYPLVLPASQNQLPVPVASESHPLAPVASEGHALAPVASEGHPLVPMTSQRQLQNLLEVCQTGPPPLQASQSSSLSTISLLQVLPTESLQTQPVDLQVAQAILELQTVYHTQQASQSTSLVQEIRPSQPPSAQEFHTEPVALETPPPADQELSQDRPDAAALPPQSPAPAAQAQQSEPSGLVPTLAQERKSRSI